The following are encoded together in the Myxococcales bacterium genome:
- a CDS encoding FtsX-like permease family protein, whose amino-acid sequence MRALDKKLGRDLLRLKGQMLTIALVVAAGIAAFVALRGTYSSIQLARTSFYERQRFADVFARLERAPESLRSRVEHLPGVLRVQTSVSEVAMMPLPDVAEPIRVQVLSAEAEGVAGLNQLHLRDGRWLEPGRSDEILLIESFAVARKLRPGDSLPLVLNGKKRSFRIAGVVMSPEFVFAISAGEAAPDLTRFAVVWLDRELLSATFRMQGAFNSLSVALQAGASEPAVIDALDRLLEPYGGTGAYGTSMQPSNRAIDGELAQLESMSTVLPVIFLLVASLLVNVVLSRLVHLQRPEIATLKAVGYSNREVGFHFFELALVIAVLGAAVGVGIGAFFGGRMVELYAEYFKFPNLVFRFDPKSASAAVLVSLGAALLGAFGAVRQVVGLPPAEAMRPPAPARYRRSLIDLLGLARWVGPSLHMIVRELQRRPLRTLFSSLAIAVSIGLMVVGGWYYDGIRYLVQTQFHEVMREDLTVGFIEQRPKRALSDLKQIDGVLGAEGLRALPVRFRAGAAHRDGVIFGYPAEGELRQLRDRYARVARLPPDGVVLTDVLAEILGVSVGDRIEVEVHEGQRGRRWLSVSGTIDEAFGLQGHMTEESLARFMGEEPKVNLALLTVDPARAANVDAHLKNMPFIGSVTRRANLLERFENQSASMITTMAAIIMLFAATITVGVVYNNARVALSTRARDLASLRVLGFTRREISGILLGEMAISVALALPLGLLFGKWLVVGLTSGVDPEQWRMPVVITPKSYALALLVALSAAMVSALLVRRRLDKLDLIGVLKTRE is encoded by the coding sequence GTGAGGGCGCTCGACAAGAAGCTCGGCCGCGACTTGCTGCGTCTCAAGGGCCAGATGCTCACGATCGCGCTGGTCGTGGCGGCGGGCATCGCCGCGTTCGTGGCCCTCCGCGGCACGTACAGCTCCATTCAGCTCGCGCGCACGAGCTTCTATGAGCGGCAACGCTTTGCCGACGTGTTCGCGCGGCTCGAGCGTGCGCCGGAGTCCCTGCGCTCGCGCGTCGAGCACCTGCCCGGCGTACTCCGCGTCCAGACGAGTGTGTCGGAGGTCGCGATGATGCCGCTGCCGGACGTGGCTGAGCCCATCCGAGTCCAGGTGCTCTCCGCCGAGGCTGAGGGGGTGGCGGGGTTGAATCAGCTCCACCTGCGCGACGGCCGTTGGCTCGAGCCAGGGCGCAGCGACGAAATCCTGCTCATCGAGTCCTTCGCCGTCGCTCGCAAGCTGCGTCCCGGCGACAGCCTGCCCCTGGTTCTGAACGGCAAGAAACGCTCCTTCCGCATCGCCGGCGTCGTCATGTCTCCGGAGTTCGTGTTTGCCATCAGCGCCGGCGAGGCCGCGCCGGATCTGACGCGGTTCGCGGTGGTCTGGCTGGACCGTGAGCTGCTCAGCGCGACGTTTCGCATGCAGGGCGCGTTCAATTCGCTGAGCGTCGCGCTCCAAGCGGGTGCGAGCGAGCCGGCGGTGATCGACGCCCTGGACCGGCTGCTCGAACCCTACGGCGGGACTGGCGCATATGGCACGTCGATGCAGCCGTCCAACCGGGCGATCGACGGTGAGCTCGCTCAGCTCGAGAGCATGTCGACGGTCTTGCCGGTGATCTTCTTGCTCGTTGCGTCGCTACTGGTGAACGTCGTGCTCTCACGGCTCGTGCACCTGCAAAGACCGGAGATCGCGACGCTCAAGGCGGTCGGTTACAGCAATCGGGAGGTGGGCTTTCATTTTTTCGAGCTCGCGTTGGTGATCGCGGTGCTCGGTGCGGCAGTCGGGGTGGGGATCGGCGCATTCTTCGGAGGTCGCATGGTGGAGCTCTACGCCGAGTACTTCAAGTTCCCGAATCTCGTGTTTCGCTTCGACCCAAAGAGCGCGAGCGCGGCCGTGCTCGTCAGCCTCGGCGCTGCGTTGCTCGGTGCGTTCGGCGCGGTGCGGCAGGTCGTGGGTCTGCCTCCCGCCGAGGCCATGCGGCCGCCCGCGCCGGCGCGTTATCGACGCTCGCTCATCGACCTCCTGGGCCTGGCTCGTTGGGTCGGACCGTCGCTCCACATGATCGTGCGCGAGCTCCAGCGCCGTCCGCTGCGGACGCTGTTCTCTTCCCTGGCGATCGCGGTCTCGATCGGCCTGATGGTCGTGGGGGGCTGGTACTACGACGGTATCCGTTACCTCGTGCAGACGCAGTTTCACGAGGTGATGCGGGAAGATCTGACGGTTGGCTTCATCGAGCAGCGCCCGAAACGTGCGCTGTCCGATCTGAAACAGATCGACGGTGTGCTCGGCGCGGAGGGGCTGCGAGCGCTCCCGGTGCGCTTCCGGGCCGGCGCGGCGCACCGTGACGGGGTGATCTTCGGCTACCCGGCGGAGGGAGAGCTGCGGCAGCTGCGGGACCGCTACGCCCGGGTCGCGCGGCTGCCGCCAGATGGCGTGGTGCTGACGGACGTGCTGGCGGAGATCTTGGGGGTCTCGGTCGGGGACCGGATCGAGGTCGAGGTTCACGAAGGCCAGCGCGGAAGACGTTGGCTGAGTGTCAGCGGCACGATCGACGAGGCCTTCGGACTGCAAGGGCACATGACCGAGGAGTCCCTCGCACGTTTCATGGGGGAGGAGCCCAAGGTCAATCTGGCGCTCCTGACCGTGGACCCCGCGCGCGCCGCCAACGTCGATGCACACCTCAAGAACATGCCGTTCATCGGCAGCGTGACGCGCCGTGCGAATCTGCTGGAGCGCTTCGAGAACCAGAGCGCGAGCATGATCACCACGATGGCGGCCATCATCATGCTGTTCGCTGCCACCATCACGGTGGGTGTGGTCTACAACAACGCTCGGGTCGCACTCTCCACGCGCGCGCGAGATCTCGCGAGCCTCCGGGTGCTGGGCTTCACCCGCCGGGAGATCTCCGGGATCTTGCTGGGTGAGATGGCCATCTCGGTGGCCCTCGCGTTGCCGCTCGGGCTGCTCTTCGGAAAATGGTTGGTAGTCGGGCTCACGTCGGGCGTCGACCCCGAACAATGGCGGATGCCGGTGGTGATCACGCCGAAGAGCTACGCGCTGGCGCTGCTGGTAGCGCTCTCGGCGGCGATGGTCTCGGCGCTCTTGGTCCGGCGCCGGCTCGACAAACTCGATTTGATCGGAGTGCTGAAGACACGGGAGTGA
- a CDS encoding HlyD family efflux transporter periplasmic adaptor subunit: protein MSERELDETSASAAGPRLGQSRGKRGRSLERWIKRGFLLALAGGLVALLVVAMLPKPALVDVAAAERAELRVTVDEDGATRVKDRYVVSAPLTGSLARIELDPGDPVKQGDLIARIVPLAPALLDERTKLSAEARVAATLAAQRQSSALVERAKAHQDFVKKDGERQRSLFAEGAVAKDSVDQAELAQRTAAADLDSAKFGAKVADYEVEMARAALGRLGKKAKPGAEEQLLVMAPVAGRVLKVLHKSEGVVQAGTPLVELGDPRALEAVADVLTSDAVRIHPGSSALLVEWGGPPLPARVRIVEPSAFTRLSALGVEEQRVNVVLEPAGPVEAWQHLGDGYRVKAEIVTEENPNALQVPASAVFRHDSGWAVFRIEGEVARLNPIVLGLRTQRRVEVTEGLEAGTRVVLHPSDRIRDGVQIEAR from the coding sequence ATGAGCGAACGAGAGCTCGACGAAACAAGCGCGTCCGCGGCAGGGCCTCGGCTCGGCCAGAGCCGGGGCAAACGCGGGCGCTCGCTCGAACGCTGGATCAAGCGGGGATTTCTGCTCGCGCTCGCCGGCGGTCTGGTTGCGCTGCTGGTCGTGGCGATGCTGCCAAAACCCGCGCTGGTGGACGTGGCGGCCGCAGAGCGCGCCGAGCTTCGGGTCACCGTCGATGAAGACGGCGCGACGCGGGTCAAGGATCGCTACGTGGTCTCCGCGCCGCTGACCGGCAGCCTGGCCCGCATCGAGCTCGACCCCGGCGATCCGGTGAAACAGGGCGATCTGATCGCGAGGATCGTGCCGCTCGCGCCGGCTTTGCTGGACGAACGCACGAAGCTGAGCGCCGAGGCACGAGTGGCCGCGACGCTGGCGGCGCAGCGCCAGTCGAGCGCGCTGGTCGAGCGAGCGAAAGCCCACCAGGACTTCGTGAAGAAGGACGGAGAACGCCAGCGCTCACTCTTTGCCGAGGGTGCGGTGGCAAAGGACAGCGTCGACCAGGCAGAGCTGGCCCAGCGCACGGCAGCGGCGGATCTCGACTCGGCGAAGTTCGGCGCCAAGGTGGCGGACTACGAGGTGGAGATGGCCCGAGCAGCGCTCGGTCGCCTGGGCAAAAAAGCAAAACCCGGCGCCGAGGAGCAGCTCTTGGTGATGGCGCCGGTGGCCGGGCGTGTGCTCAAGGTGCTTCACAAGAGTGAAGGTGTGGTGCAAGCGGGGACGCCGCTGGTCGAGCTCGGCGATCCGCGCGCGCTGGAGGCGGTTGCCGACGTGCTCACCAGCGATGCCGTGCGGATCCACCCGGGGTCGTCCGCGTTGTTGGTCGAGTGGGGCGGGCCGCCGCTGCCCGCCCGGGTGCGGATCGTCGAGCCATCTGCGTTCACGCGCCTCTCCGCGCTGGGCGTCGAGGAGCAGCGGGTGAACGTGGTGCTCGAGCCCGCAGGCCCGGTGGAGGCCTGGCAGCACCTGGGTGACGGGTATCGCGTGAAGGCCGAGATCGTGACGGAGGAGAACCCGAACGCGCTGCAAGTGCCGGCGAGCGCGGTGTTTCGGCACGACTCCGGCTGGGCAGTGTTCCGGATCGAAGGTGAGGTCGCGCGCTTGAACCCGATTGTGCTCGGGCTGCGCACGCAGCGGCGGGTCGAGGTCACGGAGGGTTTGGAGGCCGGGACACGTGTGGTGCTCCACCCCAGCGATCGCATCCGCGACGGTGTGCAGATCGAGGCGAGGTGA
- a CDS encoding hydrogenase maturation protease, protein MTVRVIGLGQRAAGDDGVGLAVLDALKAEPPPSTELSWVSDAARLVELTQDAELVVLVDAALDAGPAGQVSELALGALDESPLCSVSTHGLSVAQTLALAGMLAGGSLPAVRIIAIAIERPSAYSTTLSPPVAAAVVVAAQRVRDLVLAHRRPE, encoded by the coding sequence GTGACGGTCCGGGTCATTGGCCTGGGGCAGCGCGCCGCCGGCGACGACGGCGTGGGGCTCGCCGTCCTGGACGCGCTGAAGGCAGAGCCGCCCCCGAGCACCGAGCTCTCTTGGGTGTCCGACGCGGCGCGGCTGGTGGAGCTGACCCAAGACGCGGAGCTGGTCGTGCTGGTCGACGCGGCGCTCGATGCCGGACCCGCCGGCCAGGTCAGTGAGCTCGCGCTCGGCGCGCTCGACGAGAGCCCACTCTGCTCGGTCTCGACCCACGGCCTCAGCGTCGCGCAGACCCTCGCGTTGGCCGGGATGCTCGCTGGTGGGAGCCTGCCCGCCGTCCGCATCATCGCCATCGCGATCGAACGCCCCTCAGCCTACTCGACGACGCTCTCGCCCCCCGTCGCGGCTGCCGTGGTCGTCGCGGCACAGAGGGTCCGTGACCTCGTGCTTGCGCATCGCCGCCCGGAGTGA